Proteins co-encoded in one Neodiprion lecontei isolate iyNeoLeco1 chromosome 3, iyNeoLeco1.1, whole genome shotgun sequence genomic window:
- the LOC107220710 gene encoding out at first protein yields the protein MKTFGEIALVYISVLQCLCGVCMPHLLINVRNQGGDILLETISSNVTDDTISLEFQRSDGTLVTQLVDFRNEVQVIKALVLGEEERGQNQYQVMCFVNHFYKMDFISSDAMSKLRQKNPGTIRIAEEDRGHSNYTMDLFLDVSKSGVISKHVATLCGEAADTTYTRNDDLKQWVQRPGSSEAALMATARNFTTTPVTQQAGNESKPVSLPKCADTSNLWAPCTCSLELCIGWYPCGLKFCKGKGDGKKPASSYRCGIKTCKKCFIFSYYSQLKQNCLWDE from the exons ATGAAGACGTTTGGTGAAATAGCACTGGTGTATATTTCGGTGCTGCAATGCCTCTGCGGCGTTTGCATGCCCCATTTATTGATAAACGTGAGGAACCAG GGTGGAGATATCCTTCTAGAGACGATCTCCTCCAACGTTACTGACGATACTATAAGCCTTGAGTTCCAGCGATCCGATGGCACGCTGGTCACACAGCTCGTAGATTTCAGAAAT GAGGTGCAGGTGATAAAAGCTTTGGTACTAGGGGAGGAGGAGCGCGGGCAAAATCAGTATCAAGTGATGTGTTTTGTCAATCACTTCTACAAAATGGATTTTATATCATCCGACGCAATGTCTAAGCTGAGGCAAAAAAATCCTGGCACAATTCGTATCGCCGAAGAGGATAGGGGTCATAGTAACTATACTATGGATTTGTTTCTCGACGTATCCAAATCTGGCGTCATCTCTAAGCATGTTGCTACCTTATGTGGAGAAGCTGCTGACacgacctacacgagaaacGATGATCTGAAACAATGGGTGCAAAGACCTG GTTCTTCGGAAGCAGCCCTTATGGCAACAGCGCGTAACTTCACGACTACCCCAGTCACACAACAGGCGGGGAATGAGTCGAAACCTGTGTCATTGCCCAAATGTGCAGATACGTCAAATTTATGGGCACCCTGTACTTGTTCGTTAGAACTGTGTATAGGCTGGTATCCGTGCGGACTAAAATTCTGCAAGGGTAAAGGTGACGGTAAAAAACCAGCGAGCTCTTACCGCTGCGGAATTAAAACATGCAAGAagtgttttatattttcatactACTCACAAttgaagcagaattgtttgtGGGACGAATGA